The following are encoded together in the Methanosarcina flavescens genome:
- the tnpA gene encoding IS200/IS605 family transposase — translation MEYEHKNHSKFLLMYHVIFVCKYRKKILEPLNAELKQTIHDIEKESDFEILEMETDKDHIHMLIKSEPKVSVVSIVRKLKQETTNRLWKSQGNYLKRYYWGEKTLWSDGYFASTIGNVSKEIAEAYIRNQG, via the coding sequence ATGGAGTATGAGCACAAGAATCACAGTAAGTTTTTGCTTATGTACCATGTTATTTTTGTTTGCAAGTACAGGAAAAAGATATTAGAACCACTTAACGCAGAACTTAAACAGACTATTCACGATATTGAAAAAGAGTCTGACTTTGAAATACTGGAAATGGAAACTGACAAAGATCATATCCACATGTTAATTAAGAGTGAGCCTAAAGTTTCAGTTGTATCTATAGTTAGAAAACTGAAACAAGAGACTACAAATAGGTTATGGAAAAGTCAAGGCAACTATCTTAAAAGATATTATTGGGGAGAAAAGACTTTGTGGAGTGATGGGTATTTTGCCTCAACTATAGGAAATGTTAGTAAGGAAATAGCTGAGGCATACATCAGGAACCAAGGTTAA
- the tnpB gene encoding IS200/IS605 family element RNA-guided endonuclease TnpB, whose product MMKAFKFRLYPTEAQAGKLNQHIGSCRFVYNWALSQKIKTYEQTGKSISRFDLNKLIPALKTSNEWLGEVNSQSLQGMTKQVESAFTRFFREKNGFPKFKSKKNPIQSFPVPQHYSVDFENNTVKLPKIGEIKAVLHRHFEGELKTATVSKTCKGDYYISILVEDGKELPVKETFTESTTVGIDVGIKDFAVLSTGETVENPKYLKNSLKRLKVLQKRVSRKQKGSKNRAKAKRRLAVLYDKITNQRNDFQNKLSFRLVSENQAVALETLNVKGMVKNHHLAQAISDSAWSSFVTKLEYKAQWFGKTVLRIGQFEPSSKLCSVCGYHNKELQLKDREWTCPDCKTKHDRDINAAINIKKFALIDQNLIGV is encoded by the coding sequence ATGATGAAAGCGTTCAAGTTTAGACTATATCCGACAGAAGCCCAAGCTGGTAAACTTAATCAGCACATAGGTAGCTGCCGCTTTGTCTATAACTGGGCACTCAGTCAGAAAATTAAAACATATGAACAAACTGGAAAGTCTATTTCTAGGTTTGACTTAAACAAATTAATTCCAGCTTTAAAAACCTCTAATGAATGGTTAGGTGAGGTAAACTCTCAATCATTACAGGGAATGACTAAACAAGTAGAGTCCGCTTTCACTAGATTCTTTAGAGAAAAGAACGGATTCCCTAAATTTAAGTCTAAAAAGAATCCTATACAGTCTTTCCCAGTACCTCAGCACTATAGTGTTGATTTTGAAAACAACACTGTTAAGCTTCCTAAAATTGGAGAGATTAAAGCAGTTCTGCACAGACACTTTGAAGGTGAGTTGAAAACAGCAACCGTTTCAAAGACTTGTAAAGGAGATTACTACATTAGTATCCTTGTTGAAGATGGAAAAGAACTTCCAGTAAAGGAAACTTTCACAGAATCAACAACAGTAGGAATTGATGTAGGTATCAAAGACTTTGCTGTCCTTTCAACAGGAGAAACGGTTGAGAATCCAAAGTACTTGAAAAACTCTCTTAAAAGGCTCAAAGTATTACAGAAAAGAGTATCAAGGAAACAGAAAGGCTCTAAGAACAGAGCAAAAGCTAAACGAAGACTTGCTGTACTCTATGACAAAATAACAAATCAGAGAAATGACTTCCAGAACAAACTCTCTTTTAGACTTGTTAGCGAAAACCAAGCTGTAGCTCTGGAAACTCTAAATGTTAAAGGCATGGTTAAGAATCATCATTTAGCACAGGCTATAAGTGATTCTGCATGGAGTAGTTTTGTAACAAAGTTGGAATATAAGGCTCAATGGTTTGGGAAAACTGTTCTGAGAATAGGACAATTTGAACCCTCTTCTAAGCTCTGTAGTGTGTGTGGATACCACAATAAAGAGCTTCAATTGAAAGATAGAGAATGGACTTGCCCAGATTGTAAAACAAAGCATGATAGGGACATTAACGCCGCTATCAACATTAAGAAATTCGCTCTCATAGATCAAAACCTAATAGGGGTTTGA
- a CDS encoding serine protein kinase RIO, with amino-acid sequence MGMDQEKKIKRIDRAKDKSRVREKDSERLKVEENVFDIPTLKILYTLSNKGIIKAMGGAISTGKEANVFYAEGPDKELAVKIYRIASSTFKAMDAYIMKDPRFTNIRNNKRDIIFAWTRKELQNLKRAKSAGVRVPEPVLAEKNILIMEFMGEKEIPYPLLKNTYLEGDEAKLIFDTVVEYMRLLYKKANLVHADLSEYNILIDPKDLTPIFIDMGQSVTLEHPNSQEFLYRDVQNILRFFSRYGIKDKPEELLKKIQAE; translated from the coding sequence ATGGGAATGGATCAGGAAAAGAAAATAAAGCGCATTGATCGCGCTAAAGATAAGTCCAGGGTCAGGGAGAAAGATTCTGAACGGCTAAAAGTAGAAGAAAACGTATTTGATATACCTACCCTTAAGATTCTTTATACCCTCTCTAACAAAGGCATAATAAAGGCGATGGGCGGAGCAATCAGTACCGGAAAGGAAGCAAATGTATTTTATGCCGAAGGCCCGGATAAAGAGCTGGCTGTAAAAATATACAGGATTGCCAGCAGCACCTTCAAGGCTATGGACGCCTATATTATGAAGGACCCTCGTTTCACAAACATTCGAAACAATAAGCGAGACATCATTTTTGCATGGACACGCAAAGAGCTTCAGAATCTGAAGCGTGCGAAAAGTGCAGGAGTACGGGTTCCGGAGCCTGTGCTTGCTGAAAAGAATATTCTTATCATGGAATTTATGGGAGAAAAAGAGATACCTTACCCACTCCTCAAAAACACGTATCTTGAAGGCGATGAAGCAAAGCTTATTTTTGACACTGTGGTCGAATACATGCGTCTTCTCTATAAAAAAGCAAATCTAGTACATGCCGATTTGAGCGAATACAATATCCTGATCGACCCGAAAGACCTGACCCCCATATTCATTGATATGGGGCAATCAGTAACCTTGGAGCATCCAAACTCCCAGGAGTTCCTTTACAGGGATGTACAAAATATACTCAGGTTCTTCAGCCGCTATGGGATAAAGGACAAACCTGAAGAGCTACTCAAAAAAATACAGGCGGAATGA
- the eif1A gene encoding translation initiation factor eIF-1A, translating into MKLADLKKPTSKPDTEEAVTRVRIPRRENNEILATVESLLGANRLRLRCMDGVVRMGRIPGSMKKKTWIREGDVVIVVPWEFQNEKADVIWKYTRPQVDWLEKKGYLKG; encoded by the coding sequence ATCAAACTGGCAGACTTAAAGAAACCTACATCCAAACCGGATACGGAAGAAGCCGTTACAAGAGTACGCATACCGCGCAGGGAAAATAACGAGATCCTGGCAACTGTTGAAAGTCTTCTGGGTGCAAACCGTCTGAGGCTTCGTTGCATGGATGGGGTCGTTCGTATGGGAAGGATTCCGGGTTCGATGAAGAAAAAAACCTGGATTCGAGAAGGAGATGTTGTTATTGTCGTGCCCTGGGAATTCCAGAACGAAAAAGCCGATGTGATCTGGAAATACACAAGGCCGCAGGTAGACTGGCTTGAGAAGAAAGGATACCTGAAAGGATAA
- a CDS encoding KH domain-containing protein, translated as MTQYVKIPKERVGVIIGPKGETKKFIEDKTACQLEIDSGIGKIDITCEEDPLKEFRVLETLKAIGRGFNPEKALELLDDDMLMLEVIDLSDVATTPKELQRIKGRIIGRNGRTRELAETLINVKISVYGKTVSILGHPEQNTIIRTAIRMLLDGATHGAVYKFLEKKHQELLQSQFDSVEYY; from the coding sequence ATGACTCAGTATGTCAAAATCCCCAAAGAAAGAGTCGGAGTAATAATAGGTCCGAAAGGAGAAACAAAAAAGTTTATCGAGGATAAAACCGCATGCCAGCTGGAGATCGACAGCGGAATTGGAAAGATAGACATCACCTGTGAAGAAGACCCATTGAAAGAATTCAGGGTTCTCGAAACTCTCAAGGCGATAGGAAGGGGCTTCAATCCTGAAAAAGCTCTCGAACTTCTGGATGACGACATGCTTATGCTTGAGGTCATCGACCTTTCCGATGTAGCTACAACACCAAAAGAACTGCAGCGCATAAAAGGCAGGATAATAGGAAGAAACGGAAGAACCAGAGAACTTGCAGAAACCCTTATAAACGTTAAAATCTCGGTATACGGAAAAACCGTATCCATACTTGGGCACCCGGAGCAAAACACTATAATCCGAACAGCAATAAGGATGCTGCTCGATGGAGCCACCCATGGGGCAGTTTACAAGTTCCTCGAAAAAAAGCATCAAGAACTTTTACAGTCCCAGTTTGACTCAGTTGAATATTATTAA